CATAGAAAGAAGAGCCCTTGCTCAGACCGAACTGTGTAAACGCATTAGATGCATTTACGTTCAGCTGGTTACCCATGATACCGTAACCTCCCCTGATCTTCAGGTCAGAGATCCAGGTCACCTGTTTGAGGAATGCTTCCTGGGAAACACGCCAACCTGCGCTCACAGCGGGGAATGTACCGTAACGGTTGTTAGCACCAAAGCGGCTTGAACCATCCCGACGTACTACCAGACCTAACAGGTATTTATCCATCAGGCTATAATCCAGTCTTCCGAATAAGGAGAAGAGACCATCTGTCAGCACGTTGCTCGAATGGTTCATTGTTCCTGTACCGCTACCCAGGTTGGTGAAGTCAGGATCGAAGCTGAAATAGTTCTGTGTGGTGGCTGTTGAATAACGTTCGTTGTTATCAAAAGCTTCTGTACCCACCACCACTTTAATATTGTGCACCTTACCGATAGTCTGGGCATATGTCAAAGCGTTGGTCCATGTCCAGTTACGGATGTTACCATTTGTTTCTGTGTAGGAATTCACCTTATCATTTTCAGCGTTCTCATATTCAGGGTAGGTGAACTCATGTGTATAACCTGAATAGATTTCTCCACCGAAAGTAGTGCGGAAGGTAAAGTGATCCAGGAAGTCTACTTCACCATACACACTACCGAGTAAACGGTTGATCAGCCCTTTGTTACTTCTGGTACGGTCCTGTATAGCTACCGGGTTACGGGCGTTACCTAACTGTGCACCATTTGTGCTGAAGGAACCTGCAAAGTTGCCATTAATATCATGTACCGGAATGATCGGCTGTTCACGGAACGCCATACCAATACCGCTACCTTCTGTTAATGCATCGATACGTGGGTTGTCCATTACTGAGAAAGCTAAGTTCTCACCAATGCGTACATGCTTACTCACATTGAAGTGGCTGTTAGAACGGATGGAGTAACGTTTCAGGTAGGTATTGAGTAATGTACCTTTCTGATCGAAATAGTTGAAGGACAGGAAATAAGAACCCTGTTCTCCGCCACCACCAACAGATACGTTATGGCTGGTGATATATGCAGGTTTAAATATTTCGTGGAACCAGTCTGTACCTGTTTTATTCGCGCGGGTAATGCGATAGAATTTATCCAGGTCAGAAGGTGTTTTGTAGTTAGGATCAACAAAATATTTTGATGGATCCACTCCCGGATCGCCTTCCATCAGACCGCCTGGTGCAATATAGTCCGGCAGTCTTGGTGTAGCACCTGCACCATACAGCCCGTCATTATATACAACATTCGGATTCGTATTTTTAAGCGCCATCCATTTCAGGTCGGCCATTTCCTGAGAGCTCAGGATGTCCCATACGTTGCCACCTTTAGGACGTTGCGTACCATAATAACCATCATAGGTTACACGCACTTTGCCATCAGTTTTACCACGTTTGGTGGTAACGATCACAACACCGTTTGCTGCTCTTGCACCGTAGATAGATGCAGAACCAGCATCTTTCAGTACCTGCATAGAGGCAACGTCATTAGGATTGAGGTCAGCGATGTTCTGGGTAGGAACTCCATCAATAACGTACAGCGGCGTGTTGTTACCGAAAGTGTTCACACCACGGATACGTACCTGCGGCTCCTGGCCCGGCTGACCGGAACCAATTACGGTGATACCGGATACCTGACCCTGTAACTGGTTACTTACCTGAGCTGTTGGCTGACGGCTGATCTGATCAACGTTTACAACAGATACGGCACCTGTCAGGTCTTTCTTTTTCTGTGTGGCGTAACCTGTTACAACTACTTCATCAAGGGAACCTACCTTTTCGGTAAGGGCTATCGTAACACTTGTTGCTTCTCCAAGCGTAAACTCCTGTTGCGTATAACCTACAAATGAGAATACCAGCGTTTCACCTTTCTTAGCGGTGATGCTGAAGTTACCCGCAGGGTCAGTGGCAGTACCCCTGGCGGAACCTTTAACAGCGACTGTAACCCCGGGCAATGGGTTACCGGAAGCCTGATCGGTGACTTTTCCGATAAATTTAGTCTGAGCGAATGCGGCACTGGCAAATAACAACAACAGCCAGCAACACGCAAATGTGCGGTAGACATGTCTCTTCATAACGTGAAACGTTTTTTTGGTTAATAAAAAGCCTGTTCGGGCCCACACTCCGCTTTCGTTGGCAGGTACAGGCACGAAAAATGACCGGGTAAATCAATATCCTGGTCTGAAAGGGACAATATATAACTCCTTACTTCAGGTCAAAACCATACTATGCTGAGTACTGCAGTGCAGCTCAGCGTCAATATATCCGTGCAAATTGTTTTCTTGGGAAATAGCGTACACACCTTTTTGTTAAAGACTACAGTTTAGTTTTCTCATACACGTGTTAACATTAAAATTTGCTAAACATGGAATTAGATCTTGGTTACATTAAACACACACTAAAATTTCAATTGTTAACTGCATGACAAGGTAACACATTCGATTAATTTAAGCAAGCTAGTTTGTAAATTTTTAATCAGGTTTTAATAAAATACCACCATTATCTAATTAGGAATTAGGAATTTGGCGCCGGTTGTTGCACGGCTTTAGCGTAATACTCAAAAGCGTACAATGTACATTTATTTCCTGCACTATCTACCTATTATAATACCCCCTGGTGTTGTATACTCACACACTTCATACAGCTCAATTCCTAATTCCCAATTAGAACGCGGGAAAGCAGTTAGGGTAATTACAGCGGAGCTGTAATTACCCTAACTGCTTTCCCACGTTCCAGCTCATTATGCTCCTGCCACTGGTCCTGCTGTTTTGCTACCAGCTGCTCCATCTGCCAGG
The DNA window shown above is from Chitinophaga agri and carries:
- a CDS encoding SusC/RagA family TonB-linked outer membrane protein; amino-acid sequence: MKRHVYRTFACCWLLLLFASAAFAQTKFIGKVTDQASGNPLPGVTVAVKGSARGTATDPAGNFSITAKKGETLVFSFVGYTQQEFTLGEATSVTIALTEKVGSLDEVVVTGYATQKKKDLTGAVSVVNVDQISRQPTAQVSNQLQGQVSGITVIGSGQPGQEPQVRIRGVNTFGNNTPLYVIDGVPTQNIADLNPNDVASMQVLKDAGSASIYGARAANGVVIVTTKRGKTDGKVRVTYDGYYGTQRPKGGNVWDILSSQEMADLKWMALKNTNPNVVYNDGLYGAGATPRLPDYIAPGGLMEGDPGVDPSKYFVDPNYKTPSDLDKFYRITRANKTGTDWFHEIFKPAYITSHNVSVGGGGEQGSYFLSFNYFDQKGTLLNTYLKRYSIRSNSHFNVSKHVRIGENLAFSVMDNPRIDALTEGSGIGMAFREQPIIPVHDINGNFAGSFSTNGAQLGNARNPVAIQDRTRSNKGLINRLLGSVYGEVDFLDHFTFRTTFGGEIYSGYTHEFTYPEYENAENDKVNSYTETNGNIRNWTWTNALTYAQTIGKVHNIKVVVGTEAFDNNERYSTATTQNYFSFDPDFTNLGSGTGTMNHSSNVLTDGLFSLFGRLDYSLMDKYLLGLVVRRDGSSRFGANNRYGTFPAVSAGWRVSQEAFLKQVTWISDLKIRGGYGIMGNQLNVNASNAFTQFGLSKGSSFYDIGGTSNTINSGFFRTYIGNPNAKWESNINMNVGIDATLFKGKLEITADYYQKRVKDLLFKPELSGTAGRPTPPDVNIAEMKNHGIDLGINVVNLNLTKDLSLTVGATFTSYSNKIVNISGDAPYFDLEARRFNGNFIIRNAVDHPISSFYGYKTVGFWNTAQEITAANEQAQKVTGNVNSVYQTGIGLGRFRYQDTNGDGIITEADRTFLGNPSPDFSYGLNIELKYKGFDFTAFFYGVQGNNIWNQVRWWTDFYPSFAGAKSKTALYDSWRPDNMNAKAPIQENEGSFSTNTVPNSFLVENGSYLRAKNMMLGYTLPRSVLNRVGIEKFRIYVQAANLFTITKYSGIDPEITGSTQAFGLDEGAYPNQRQFLVGVNVGF